One part of the Janthinobacterium sp. 17J80-10 genome encodes these proteins:
- a CDS encoding Pls/PosA family non-ribosomal peptide synthetase gives MSIVSAESTGIARLSSASDQDRDVLPDIVVGPARADLVCDEVLASLFEATASRIPDKVALICSDRQLTYQALNQQADQVASGLISAGVRPGQIVGLWLPRGIDLLVMQLGIAKAGAAWLPFDADVPVERIGVCLDDAEAVGIVTCAAFAAHLPPAGHCLWSAEELLVPALPLRRREGLLASHPAYVIYTSGSTGKPKGIAISQASISHFLRSENAMLGVCESDRVYQGFSAAFDMSFEEIWISYLVGATLWIAPKEVATDPEVLPHALVENDITVIHTVPTLLALFNHDVQCLRLINLGGEMCPAPLVARWARPGRQVFNTYGPTEATVSASLAELHAHQPVTIGRPLPNYGMLVIDTSTENGLVLLPRGEVGELCITGPGVADGYLGRPELTAEKFLPNPWATHAHDRRLYRTGDLARIGPDGCVECLGRTDDQVKIRGFRVELGEIEAVLARQPGIGTVAVVLRQQDGIDQLVAFFVAEGGAAPSGMALRAALAASLPSYMVPGCFEQLVEMPRLLSGKIDRKALRARPLAIVAEAGNSDVPQTPAEQALFSALGKLFPGQPLVGTADFFFDLGGHSLLAARLVSTLRTDSRFAHITVRDVYQQRTIGGIAEVLGNTAAPVSAADTDWQPPSAFRRWRCGIAQAAALPGLVALRMAQWLTPFFAYHFFTGEPGDSIAFAVLISVAAFVLTTLLEFAIAIGGKWLIAGRLKPGSYPLWGLTYYRWWLADRLVESAPTYLLNGSSMYIWWLRALGAKIGREVVIGSITLRAPDLLSIGDGASIGNAVNLENARVEHGVLRIGAIDIGREACIGSCAVLEGNTALGEYGHLEGQSALGDGAALPARRIWKGSPARDIGSFDPSSHPARPVVSRGRHLVEAVYFMAGATLITTLFFLPVFPSFMLIDWIDNVDRFPALQSTNFGFQLAKYFILAFPATALMIVCTALLSALIRWTALPRLKPGSWPVHSNRYCAKWLVNQIQEASLQVLHGVYATIYAPFWYRLLGAKVGRGAEISTALGLVPDMLTLGEDTFIADAVMLGDEHIDAGWMSVQPTVISRRSFIGNGAYVPDGTIVPENVLIGVHSFVPENGRMQSGDTWLGTPAINLPAREQTSGFPEALTYRPSHLRRIGRGLIEAFRIIAPHAIVIAVGYTIVLNVMPLAGAGQWAEVIASLTIDGLLYGLGTFVFIVALKWLLMRRYRKCSVPMWTPFVWLSEAVTNMYEGIAVPNFMRYLRGTPWLPLAFNMLGSRIGKGVYLDTTDVTEFDCVTIGEYSEINALACPQTHLFEDRVMKIDHVVIGRRVYMGPRSAVLYSATIADDVRLGALTLVMKGEFIPAASSWNGCPAAPAEGATASARAGCMQ, from the coding sequence ATGTCCATTGTTTCGGCCGAGAGTACCGGTATTGCCCGTCTGTCTTCAGCATCAGATCAAGACAGGGATGTCTTGCCAGACATTGTCGTTGGGCCAGCACGCGCTGACTTGGTCTGCGACGAGGTTCTTGCCAGCCTCTTCGAGGCGACCGCATCCCGTATCCCCGATAAGGTGGCATTGATTTGCAGCGACCGGCAATTGACTTATCAGGCGCTGAACCAGCAGGCGGACCAGGTCGCCTCGGGGCTGATCAGCGCCGGCGTGCGGCCGGGTCAAATTGTCGGTTTATGGTTGCCACGAGGCATTGATTTGCTGGTGATGCAACTTGGCATCGCCAAGGCTGGCGCGGCGTGGCTGCCATTTGACGCCGACGTGCCCGTTGAGCGTATTGGCGTGTGTCTGGACGATGCCGAGGCAGTCGGCATCGTCACGTGCGCCGCGTTCGCAGCGCACCTGCCACCTGCCGGTCATTGCCTCTGGAGTGCAGAAGAGTTGCTCGTGCCGGCCCTGCCTTTGCGTCGACGCGAAGGGCTGCTGGCATCGCATCCGGCCTACGTCATTTATACCTCCGGATCGACAGGCAAGCCCAAGGGCATCGCGATCAGCCAGGCCAGTATCAGCCACTTTCTCCGCAGCGAGAATGCCATGCTTGGCGTATGTGAAAGCGACCGGGTATATCAGGGCTTTTCAGCTGCGTTCGACATGTCTTTCGAGGAGATCTGGATCAGCTATTTGGTCGGCGCGACGCTGTGGATCGCCCCGAAGGAGGTGGCGACCGATCCTGAAGTCTTGCCGCATGCCCTGGTCGAAAACGACATTACGGTCATTCACACAGTGCCGACCCTGCTGGCCCTGTTCAATCACGACGTGCAATGCCTGCGCCTGATCAACCTGGGCGGCGAGATGTGCCCGGCACCCCTGGTTGCCCGCTGGGCAAGGCCTGGCCGCCAGGTGTTCAATACGTATGGCCCGACCGAGGCGACGGTTTCGGCAAGTCTTGCCGAACTTCATGCGCACCAACCGGTCACCATCGGCCGGCCGTTGCCGAACTATGGCATGCTGGTCATCGATACGTCGACTGAAAACGGCCTTGTGCTCCTGCCGCGCGGGGAGGTCGGAGAGTTATGCATCACGGGGCCGGGGGTCGCTGACGGCTATCTCGGCCGCCCGGAACTGACCGCCGAAAAATTTCTTCCCAATCCCTGGGCAACCCACGCTCACGACCGGCGTCTGTACCGGACTGGCGACCTGGCGCGCATCGGGCCCGATGGCTGCGTGGAGTGCCTTGGCCGCACCGATGACCAGGTCAAGATTCGCGGGTTTCGGGTGGAACTTGGGGAAATTGAAGCCGTGCTGGCCCGGCAGCCGGGAATCGGCACTGTCGCCGTGGTGCTGCGCCAGCAGGACGGCATCGACCAGCTGGTGGCCTTTTTTGTTGCCGAAGGTGGCGCAGCGCCATCCGGCATGGCCTTGCGGGCAGCGCTGGCGGCCTCGCTGCCATCCTACATGGTGCCCGGCTGCTTCGAGCAGCTTGTGGAAATGCCGCGCCTGCTCTCAGGGAAGATCGACCGCAAGGCGCTGCGGGCGCGTCCGCTTGCGATCGTTGCCGAAGCAGGTAATTCCGACGTGCCGCAGACGCCCGCCGAACAAGCCCTGTTTTCCGCGCTGGGGAAGCTGTTTCCCGGCCAGCCCCTTGTTGGCACCGCCGATTTCTTTTTCGATCTCGGCGGCCATTCCTTGCTGGCGGCACGCCTGGTGTCGACGCTGCGCACCGATTCACGCTTTGCCCACATCACGGTTCGCGATGTTTATCAGCAAAGGACTATCGGCGGCATCGCCGAAGTTCTGGGTAACACCGCTGCCCCGGTTTCGGCGGCAGACACCGACTGGCAGCCGCCTTCGGCTTTCCGGCGCTGGCGCTGCGGTATTGCCCAGGCAGCAGCGCTGCCTGGCTTGGTGGCATTGCGCATGGCGCAGTGGCTTACGCCATTCTTCGCTTACCATTTTTTTACCGGTGAGCCTGGTGATTCAATCGCATTTGCCGTGCTGATTTCGGTGGCGGCATTCGTCCTGACCACGCTGCTGGAGTTTGCGATCGCCATTGGCGGCAAATGGCTCATCGCCGGACGACTCAAGCCGGGGAGTTACCCGCTCTGGGGGCTGACATACTATCGATGGTGGCTCGCGGATCGCCTGGTCGAATCTGCGCCGACCTATCTCCTGAACGGGTCGTCGATGTATATCTGGTGGTTGCGCGCACTTGGCGCCAAAATCGGCAGGGAGGTCGTCATCGGCTCGATCACCCTGCGTGCCCCGGACTTGCTCAGTATCGGCGACGGCGCAAGCATCGGCAATGCGGTTAACCTGGAAAACGCCCGCGTCGAGCATGGTGTGCTAAGGATCGGGGCCATCGACATTGGCCGCGAGGCCTGCATAGGATCTTGTGCCGTCCTCGAAGGTAATACGGCGCTCGGCGAGTACGGGCATCTCGAAGGCCAGTCAGCACTCGGTGACGGCGCCGCCCTGCCTGCGCGCAGAATATGGAAAGGCTCGCCTGCGCGCGACATCGGCTCTTTCGATCCTTCGTCACATCCTGCGCGGCCAGTCGTTTCACGCGGGCGGCACCTGGTCGAAGCGGTATATTTCATGGCCGGCGCGACGCTGATTACGACCTTGTTTTTCTTGCCGGTGTTTCCGAGTTTTATGCTGATCGACTGGATCGACAATGTCGATCGTTTCCCTGCATTGCAAAGCACTAACTTCGGATTTCAGCTCGCAAAATATTTTATCCTGGCGTTTCCGGCGACGGCGCTGATGATCGTCTGTACGGCCTTGTTGTCGGCCCTTATCCGCTGGACGGCCCTGCCACGGCTTAAACCAGGTAGCTGGCCAGTTCATAGCAACCGCTACTGCGCCAAGTGGCTGGTCAACCAGATCCAGGAAGCCAGCCTGCAGGTGCTGCATGGCGTGTATGCCACCATATACGCGCCTTTCTGGTACCGGTTGCTCGGCGCCAAAGTGGGGCGCGGCGCAGAGATCTCCACGGCGCTGGGCCTGGTGCCGGACATGCTGACACTGGGCGAGGATACCTTCATTGCCGATGCCGTCATGCTGGGCGACGAGCATATCGATGCGGGCTGGATGTCAGTGCAGCCGACGGTCATTTCGCGCCGCAGTTTCATCGGTAATGGCGCGTATGTTCCCGACGGCACGATCGTGCCGGAAAACGTTCTAATCGGCGTGCATTCCTTTGTGCCAGAGAATGGCCGCATGCAAAGTGGCGATACCTGGCTGGGTACGCCGGCGATCAACTTGCCGGCACGAGAGCAGACCAGCGGGTTTCCCGAGGCGCTGACGTACCGGCCGTCGCACCTGCGCCGCATCGGGCGCGGCCTGATTGAAGCTTTCCGCATCATTGCGCCCCATGCCATTGTCATTGCCGTCGGCTACACGATTGTCCTGAACGTCATGCCGCTTGCCGGCGCCGGGCAATGGGCTGAGGTAATCGCCAGCCTTACCATCGATGGCTTGCTCTACGGCCTCGGCACCTTTGTTTTCATCGTTGCGCTGAAATGGCTGCTCATGCGGCGCTATCGCAAGTGCAGCGTGCCCATGTGGACGCCGTTTGTCTGGTTATCAGAGGCGGTGACCAACATGTATGAAGGCATTGCCGTGCCAAATTTCATGCGCTACCTGCGCGGCACTCCCTGGCTGCCGCTCGCCTTCAACATGCTGGGTAGCCGCATTGGCAAGGGCGTCTACCTGGACACCACCGATGTGACTGAGTTCGATTGCGTGACGATTGGCGAGTACAGCGAAATCAATGCGCTGGCTTGCCCGCAGACGCACCTGTTCGAGGATCGCGTGATGAAAATCGACCACGTCGTCATTGGCCGGCGCGTCTACATGGGGCCGCGCAGTGCCGTTCTCTACAGCGCAACAATTGCAGACGATGTGAGACTGGGAGCGCTCACGCTGGTCATGAAAGGGGAATTCATTCCGGCGGCATCGAGCTGGAACGGCTGCCCGGCGGCGCCTGCGGAAGGGGCGACTGCCAGCGCCCGCGCCGGTTGCATGCAATAA
- a CDS encoding TIGR04438 family Trp-rich protein has product MPIIILIVVLSALKYFEVSFVENLSWWWIIGLFGVAFIWFEFLERIFGLDKRNAHEQLEKQRQERVKKAFDTKKR; this is encoded by the coding sequence ATGCCCATTATCATTCTTATCGTTGTGCTATCGGCCCTGAAATATTTCGAAGTGAGCTTCGTCGAAAATCTGTCCTGGTGGTGGATCATTGGCTTGTTTGGGGTGGCATTCATCTGGTTTGAATTTCTCGAAAGGATCTTCGGCCTGGATAAGCGCAACGCGCACGAGCAACTGGAAAAACAACGCCAGGAACGGGTCAAGAAAGCGTTCGACACAAAAAAGCGCTAA
- a CDS encoding branched-chain amino acid ABC transporter substrate-binding protein yields MQCKSGLVPLSAAIAFAFTGSAFAQETVIKIGHVSPMSGGQAHFGRDNTNGAILAIDDLNAKGITIGGKKVKFQLQAEDDAADPKQGTAVAQKLVDAKVNGVIGHLNSGTTIPASKIYAEAGIPQISPSATNPKYTQQGYKTTFRVVANDGQLGGSLGKYAVNTLKAKSIAVIDDRTAYGEGVATEFAKAVKAAGGKVASQQYTTDKATDFLAILTAIKAKKPDVVFFGGMDNVAGPMLRQMKQLGINAKMMGGDGICTAELARLAGDGMSDGQVICAEAGGVTGEQEKVMNAFVERYQKKFNQNVQLYAPYVYDATMTMAAAMQKADSADPAKYLPVLAKIKHEGVSGKIEFDAKGDLKDGALTLFTYKAGKKEKIAVVK; encoded by the coding sequence ATGCAATGCAAATCAGGTTTGGTCCCGCTGTCTGCTGCGATCGCATTCGCTTTTACCGGTTCGGCATTTGCCCAGGAAACCGTCATCAAGATCGGCCATGTCTCGCCGATGTCGGGCGGCCAGGCGCACTTTGGCCGTGACAATACCAATGGCGCCATCCTGGCGATTGACGACCTGAACGCCAAGGGCATTACCATCGGCGGCAAGAAAGTGAAGTTCCAGTTGCAGGCAGAAGACGATGCGGCCGACCCGAAACAAGGCACAGCCGTCGCGCAAAAGCTGGTCGATGCCAAGGTCAATGGCGTCATCGGCCACCTGAATTCGGGCACCACGATTCCTGCATCGAAAATCTACGCTGAAGCCGGCATCCCGCAAATCTCCCCCTCGGCCACCAATCCGAAATACACCCAGCAAGGCTACAAGACCACTTTCCGCGTGGTTGCCAACGACGGCCAACTGGGCGGCTCGCTGGGCAAGTACGCCGTCAACACCCTGAAGGCCAAGAGCATCGCCGTGATCGATGACCGTACCGCCTATGGCGAAGGCGTCGCCACCGAATTCGCCAAGGCCGTCAAGGCGGCCGGCGGCAAGGTCGCCTCGCAACAATATACGACAGACAAGGCCACCGATTTCCTGGCGATCCTGACAGCCATCAAGGCCAAGAAGCCCGACGTTGTGTTCTTTGGCGGCATGGACAATGTGGCTGGCCCGATGCTGCGCCAGATGAAGCAGCTCGGCATCAATGCCAAGATGATGGGCGGCGACGGCATCTGCACTGCCGAGCTTGCCAGGCTTGCCGGCGACGGCATGAGCGATGGCCAGGTAATCTGCGCCGAAGCCGGCGGCGTGACGGGCGAACAGGAAAAAGTGATGAATGCCTTCGTCGAACGCTACCAGAAGAAATTCAACCAGAACGTGCAACTGTATGCACCGTACGTGTATGACGCCACCATGACCATGGCTGCCGCCATGCAAAAGGCCGACTCGGCCGACCCCGCCAAGTATCTTCCCGTGCTCGCCAAGATCAAGCATGAAGGCGTCAGCGGCAAGATCGAATTCGATGCCAAGGGCGACCTGAAGGATGGCGCGCTGACCTTGTTCACCTACAAGGCCGGCAAGAAGGAAAAGATCGCCGTAGTCAAATAA
- a CDS encoding enoyl-CoA hydratase-related protein — protein sequence MSEIRLVTSGAIATVTLSNPGKLNAISIAMWDALAKLFTQLSQEEQLRCVIVRGEQGNFAAGADIEEFPAQRGTMEQGIAYHRDTIAHALDAIGDCLHPTIAAIEGVCVGGGLEIACACDLRIAAPDARFGIPINRLGFALAPDELRRLLQLVGGATALEILLEGRIFAAAEAQQKGLLHRVVDNVPDEAQASAQRIARGAPLAARLHKQLIRRLTAQASPLSEQEYGAAFAILGSQDYHEGVQSFLNKGTPAFTGK from the coding sequence ATGTCAGAAATTCGCCTCGTGACCAGCGGCGCCATTGCCACGGTGACGCTATCCAATCCCGGCAAGCTCAACGCCATCAGCATTGCCATGTGGGATGCCCTGGCAAAACTCTTTACGCAGCTGTCGCAGGAGGAGCAACTGCGCTGCGTGATCGTGCGCGGCGAGCAGGGCAACTTCGCCGCCGGCGCCGACATCGAGGAATTCCCGGCGCAACGCGGCACCATGGAACAGGGCATTGCCTATCATCGCGACACCATTGCGCACGCGCTGGATGCGATCGGTGACTGCCTGCACCCGACCATTGCCGCCATCGAGGGCGTTTGCGTCGGCGGCGGACTGGAGATTGCGTGCGCCTGCGACTTGCGCATCGCCGCGCCGGATGCGCGCTTCGGCATCCCGATCAACCGCCTGGGTTTTGCGCTGGCGCCGGACGAGTTGCGCCGCCTGCTGCAACTCGTCGGCGGCGCCACGGCGCTCGAAATCCTGCTGGAAGGGCGGATATTCGCGGCGGCCGAAGCACAGCAAAAAGGCTTGCTGCACCGTGTCGTCGATAATGTGCCGGACGAGGCGCAAGCGAGCGCCCAACGCATTGCCCGCGGCGCGCCTCTGGCTGCACGGCTGCACAAGCAACTGATACGCAGGCTGACAGCGCAGGCAAGCCCCTTGAGCGAGCAGGAATATGGCGCGGCCTTCGCCATCCTGGGTTCGCAGGATTATCACGAAGGCGTGCAATCTTTCCTGAACAAGGGCACGCCGGCCTTCACCGGAAAATAA
- a CDS encoding M48 family metallopeptidase, which yields MQIKKTLSRASAAALACLLLACASSTKPGVVGITRQQFLMVPAATVEKMALVSYAQQNQKARDDGQLITSGPEYERLERIALRLRQHVEIFREDTRDWKWQLTLIDAPVINATCAPGGKITFYTGIVRKLALTDDEIAAIMGHEIAHALREHGRERISQAYAQNMLTGVALAATNNSNQIALANQFAHYLYTLPNSRQNESEADAVGLELAARAGYDPAAAIGLWKKMAAESGEKSPPQFLSTHPAPATRIDEISALLPKVLPLYQAAHRPEPLPPASEAGAPPPAPAAATAAKRPTRKPK from the coding sequence ATGCAAATAAAAAAAACGTTATCTCGCGCGTCTGCCGCTGCACTTGCCTGCCTGCTCCTGGCCTGCGCCTCCTCAACCAAACCGGGCGTTGTCGGCATCACGCGCCAGCAATTCCTGATGGTGCCGGCAGCCACCGTCGAAAAAATGGCGCTGGTCAGTTATGCGCAGCAAAACCAGAAGGCCAGGGACGACGGCCAGCTGATCACCTCGGGGCCGGAATACGAGCGCCTGGAGCGCATTGCCTTGCGCCTGCGCCAGCATGTCGAGATCTTCCGCGAAGACACGCGCGACTGGAAATGGCAGCTCACCCTGATCGATGCGCCGGTAATCAACGCTACCTGCGCACCCGGCGGCAAGATCACCTTCTACACCGGCATCGTGCGCAAGCTGGCGCTGACCGACGATGAAATCGCCGCCATCATGGGGCATGAAATCGCCCATGCCCTGCGCGAGCACGGCCGCGAGCGGATTTCGCAAGCCTATGCGCAAAACATGCTGACTGGCGTGGCGCTGGCCGCCACCAACAACAGCAACCAGATTGCGCTGGCCAACCAGTTCGCCCACTACCTGTATACGCTGCCCAACTCGCGGCAGAATGAAAGCGAGGCCGATGCGGTCGGCCTGGAGCTGGCCGCACGCGCAGGCTACGACCCAGCCGCGGCGATCGGCCTGTGGAAGAAGATGGCGGCGGAATCCGGAGAAAAGAGCCCGCCGCAATTCCTTTCGACCCATCCGGCGCCGGCTACCCGCATCGACGAAATCAGCGCCCTGCTGCCCAAGGTCCTGCCGCTGTACCAGGCGGCTCACAGGCCCGAGCCGCTGCCACCGGCCAGCGAGGCAGGTGCCCCGCCGCCAGCGCCGGCGGCTGCGACAGCCGCCAAGCGCCCAACCAGGAAACCCAAATAG
- a CDS encoding c-type cytochrome gives MKVSLLLGGVALALASNMALANADLAKAKNCMACHAVANKIIGPGFKEVAAKYAGQKDAEDKLVKKVQKGGSGVWGTAVMPANPQVTEAEARTLVKWVLAQK, from the coding sequence ATGAAGGTTTCCCTGTTATTGGGTGGCGTTGCGCTGGCGCTGGCATCCAACATGGCCCTGGCCAATGCTGACCTGGCAAAAGCCAAAAACTGCATGGCGTGCCATGCCGTCGCCAACAAGATCATCGGCCCCGGCTTCAAGGAAGTCGCCGCCAAGTACGCCGGCCAGAAAGATGCCGAAGACAAGCTGGTGAAAAAGGTCCAGAAGGGCGGCAGCGGCGTCTGGGGCACGGCAGTCATGCCGGCCAACCCCCAAGTCACCGAGGCGGAAGCCCGCACGCTGGTCAAGTGGGTCCTGGCGCAGAAGTAA
- a CDS encoding malonyl-CoA synthase, whose translation MQNANLYALFESRFPQDKSACAIETHDGLYYSWRDVERATAKMANLLASLGLPPDARIAVQVEKSAEALILYLATLQAGYVYLPLNTAYRAAEIEYFIDDAEPAVVVCAPGNFGWVSKIAFQSGTKHVFTLGEARDGTLLERANHFPDSFATVRKLPDDMAAILYTSGTTGRSKGAMLSHDNLASNALVLHEYWHWQEGDVLLHALPLFHVHGLFVASHGALLNGSKMIFLPKFDAAEILRHLKRTTVFMGVPTYYVRLLAEPGFDREACANMRLFISGSAPLLMETFREFAQRTGHTILERYGMSETTMQASNPYDGERVGGTVGLPLPGVDIRVVKGSPAGELAPCAVDEIGDIQVKGPNVFHGYWRMPEKTAEEFTADGYFKTGDVGKLDSHGYLSIVGRSKDLIISGGYNVYPKEIESFIDEIDGVVESAVIGVPHPDFGEAVTAVVVTRPGAQLQESAVVAALKSKIANFKVPKRVHFVADLPRNTMGKVQKNVLREQFKDG comes from the coding sequence ATGCAAAACGCCAACCTCTACGCCCTGTTCGAATCGCGCTTCCCGCAAGACAAATCCGCCTGCGCCATTGAAACCCACGACGGACTGTACTATTCCTGGCGCGACGTCGAGCGCGCCACCGCCAAGATGGCCAACCTGCTGGCAAGCCTCGGATTGCCGCCGGATGCGCGCATCGCGGTGCAGGTCGAAAAATCGGCGGAGGCGCTGATCCTGTATCTGGCAACGCTGCAGGCAGGGTACGTCTATCTGCCGCTTAACACCGCTTACCGCGCCGCCGAAATCGAGTATTTCATCGACGATGCCGAGCCAGCCGTGGTGGTGTGCGCGCCGGGCAATTTTGGCTGGGTTTCCAAGATCGCCTTCCAGTCCGGCACGAAGCACGTCTTTACCCTTGGCGAGGCGCGCGACGGCACCCTGCTGGAACGCGCCAACCACTTCCCTGACAGCTTCGCCACCGTGCGCAAGCTGCCTGACGACATGGCGGCAATCCTGTATACCTCGGGCACCACCGGGCGCAGCAAGGGCGCCATGCTCAGCCACGACAACCTGGCCTCCAACGCACTGGTGCTGCACGAGTACTGGCACTGGCAGGAAGGCGACGTGCTGCTGCATGCGCTGCCGCTGTTTCATGTGCATGGCCTGTTCGTGGCTTCGCACGGCGCCCTGCTCAACGGCAGCAAGATGATTTTCCTGCCGAAGTTCGATGCCGCAGAAATCCTGCGGCACCTGAAGCGCACGACGGTCTTCATGGGCGTGCCGACCTATTATGTGCGCCTGCTGGCCGAACCTGGCTTTGACCGCGAAGCCTGCGCCAACATGCGCCTGTTCATCTCCGGCTCGGCGCCGCTATTGATGGAAACCTTCAGGGAATTTGCGCAACGCACCGGCCACACCATCCTGGAACGCTACGGCATGAGCGAAACCACCATGCAGGCGTCCAACCCCTACGATGGCGAACGCGTCGGCGGCACCGTCGGCCTGCCGCTGCCAGGGGTAGACATCCGCGTGGTCAAGGGCTCGCCGGCCGGCGAACTTGCGCCATGCGCGGTCGACGAGATCGGCGATATCCAGGTCAAGGGGCCGAATGTTTTCCATGGCTACTGGCGCATGCCGGAAAAAACCGCGGAAGAATTTACCGCCGATGGCTATTTCAAGACCGGCGACGTCGGCAAGCTCGACAGCCACGGCTACCTGTCCATCGTCGGCCGCAGCAAGGATCTGATTATTTCCGGCGGGTACAACGTCTATCCCAAGGAAATCGAATCCTTCATCGATGAAATCGACGGCGTGGTCGAGTCCGCCGTGATCGGCGTGCCGCACCCGGATTTTGGCGAAGCCGTGACCGCAGTGGTCGTCACCCGTCCTGGCGCGCAGCTGCAGGAGTCGGCAGTCGTCGCCGCGCTGAAGTCGAAGATCGCCAACTTCAAGGTGCCCAAGCGCGTGCATTTCGTCGCCGACCTGCCGCGCAATACCATGGGCAAGGTACAGAAAAACGTCTTGCGCGAACAGTTCAAGGACGGTTAA
- the lgt gene encoding prolipoprotein diacylglyceryl transferase, which produces MLTHPLPDPIAFSLGPLDIRWYGLMYLAAFAQFILLGRLRMRQPHIAAAGWKKEDLDDMLFFGVLGVVLGGRLGEVLFYHPAYYLSHPLEIFAVWKGGMSFHGGFLGVLVAMWLWCRKVHRNWWEVLDFIAPMVPLGYAFGRIGNFINAELPGRVADATLPWAMIWPNVDNLPRHPSPLYQAAVDGVLLFVILWLFARKPRPTMAVSGMFSLLYGCARFFTEYFRTPDYEVGFAGMSISAGQMLSLPMIALGILLLVLAYRNPRSAAAMPG; this is translated from the coding sequence ATGCTGACTCACCCGCTACCCGACCCGATCGCCTTTTCGCTCGGCCCGCTGGATATCCGCTGGTATGGCCTGATGTACCTGGCCGCGTTCGCCCAGTTCATCCTTCTGGGCCGCCTGCGCATGCGTCAGCCGCACATCGCTGCCGCCGGCTGGAAAAAGGAAGACCTGGACGACATGCTGTTCTTTGGCGTGCTCGGGGTTGTCTTGGGTGGCCGCCTGGGTGAAGTGCTGTTTTACCATCCGGCCTATTACCTTTCCCATCCGCTGGAAATTTTCGCCGTCTGGAAAGGCGGCATGTCCTTCCATGGCGGTTTTCTCGGCGTCCTGGTGGCCATGTGGCTGTGGTGCCGCAAGGTGCACCGCAACTGGTGGGAGGTGCTGGACTTCATCGCCCCGATGGTCCCGCTGGGATACGCTTTCGGCCGCATCGGCAATTTCATCAATGCGGAATTGCCGGGGCGCGTTGCCGACGCGACGCTGCCCTGGGCGATGATCTGGCCGAACGTCGACAACCTGCCGCGCCACCCCTCGCCGCTCTACCAGGCCGCCGTCGATGGCGTGCTGCTGTTTGTCATTCTGTGGCTGTTCGCCCGCAAACCGCGCCCGACCATGGCGGTTTCCGGCATGTTCTCGCTGCTGTATGGCTGCGCGCGCTTTTTTACGGAATACTTCCGCACGCCGGATTATGAAGTCGGTTTCGCCGGCATGTCGATCTCCGCCGGCCAGATGCTATCGCTGCCGATGATTGCACTGGGCATCCTGCTGCTGGTGCTTGCCTACCGCAATCCGCGCAGCGCAGCGGCAATGCCGGGCTGA
- a CDS encoding sulfite exporter TauE/SafE family protein: protein MDLGLIVALLALGAFVGFAAGLLGIGGGMLQVPFMTYILATQGFAPEYTVHVAIATSLATIMFTSLSSVRAHHKRGAVLWPVVALLAPGILIGSWIGPWLGAQMNSAALAAFFAVFVALSATQMLIDKKPAAARELPKAPGMFAAGGVIGTLAGLVGAGGGFISVPFMTWCNVKIHNAVATSAALGFPIALAGTLSNVFHGWNAPGLPAGSLGFVYLPALVVIAAASVMTAPLGALTAHSLPVKTLKKVFAVVLYVLAAYMAYHAFR, encoded by the coding sequence ATGGATCTTGGATTGATTGTTGCGCTGCTGGCGCTGGGGGCCTTTGTCGGATTCGCGGCCGGCTTGCTGGGGATCGGCGGGGGCATGCTGCAGGTGCCGTTCATGACTTATATCCTGGCAACGCAGGGTTTCGCGCCTGAATATACGGTCCACGTCGCCATTGCCACTTCGCTGGCGACCATCATGTTTACGTCCTTGTCGTCGGTGCGCGCGCACCACAAGCGCGGCGCCGTGCTCTGGCCGGTGGTGGCGCTCTTGGCACCCGGCATCCTGATCGGCTCCTGGATCGGTCCCTGGCTTGGCGCGCAAATGAATTCTGCGGCGCTGGCGGCTTTCTTTGCCGTTTTCGTCGCGCTATCGGCGACCCAGATGCTGATTGACAAGAAGCCGGCTGCGGCGCGCGAATTGCCCAAGGCGCCGGGCATGTTTGCCGCCGGTGGCGTCATCGGCACGCTGGCCGGCCTGGTGGGGGCCGGCGGCGGCTTCATTTCGGTGCCATTCATGACCTGGTGTAACGTGAAGATCCATAACGCCGTCGCCACCAGCGCCGCGCTGGGCTTTCCAATCGCGCTCGCCGGCACACTGTCGAACGTGTTCCATGGCTGGAATGCCCCCGGCTTGCCGGCCGGCTCGCTGGGGTTCGTGTATCTGCCGGCACTGGTGGTGATTGCGGCCGCCAGCGTGATGACCGCGCCGCTGGGCGCCCTGACGGCGCACAGCCTGCCAGTCAAGACCCTGAAGAAAGTCTTTGCAGTGGTGCTGTACGTCTTGGCCGCCTACATGGCCTACCACGCCTTCCGGTAA